In Accipiter gentilis chromosome 18, bAccGen1.1, whole genome shotgun sequence, the following are encoded in one genomic region:
- the MB gene encoding myoglobin → MGLSDQEWQKVLAIWGKVESDLAGHGHAVLMRLFQDHPETLDRFEKFKGLKTPDQMKGSEDLKKHGLTVFTQLGKILKQKGNHESELKPLAQTHATKHKIPVKYLEFISEAIIKVIAEKHSADFGADSQAAMKKALELFRNDMASKYKEFGFQG, encoded by the exons ATGGGGCTCAGTGATCAGGAATGGCAGAAGGTCCTGGCCATCTGGGGAAAGGTGGAGTCCGACCTCGCCGGCCATGGGCATGCAGTTTTAATGAG ACTCTTTCAGGACCACCCTGAGACCTTGGATCGCTTTGAAAAGTTCAAAGGCCTGAAGACTCCTGATCAGATGAAGGGCTCTGAAGACCTGAAGAAACATGGACTTACCGTGTTTACCCAGCTGGGCAAAATCCTGAAGCAGAAGGGTAATCATGAGTCAGAGTTGAAGCCCCTGGCTCAAACCCATGCGACCAAGCACAAAATCCCTGTCAAATATCTGGAG TTCATTTCTGAAGCCATTATCAAGGTCATTGCCGAAAAACACTCTGCAGACTTTGGGGCCGATTCCCAGGCTGCGATGAAGAAGGCCCTGGAGCTGTTTCGAAATGATATGGCCAGCAAGTACAAGGAGTTCGGTTTCCAGGGTTAG